The genomic window TGCAGGAGGAAATATCTTCTCAAGTTTGCAGAGAGTTACCACAATATTTTTCTCAAGAACCTCCATATCTTGGACACGCAAAGTTGTGTTGCATAAATCTCTAAAGTAACAGCTTAATTCTGTCAATGCATCCCACACTGGTGCTGGCAATACTTCACGGAATGCAATTGGAAGCAATCTCAGCATGAAAACATGACAATCGTGACTTTTTAACCCGTAAAACTTATAATCATCCAGGTTAACACACTTCGATATGTTTGAAGCATATCCATCAGGGAGTCTTAACCCTTTCACCCACTCGCAGACCTCCATTGCTTGGTCTTTGGACAATACATAGGAAGCTGGAGGCTTAACTAGCTTTCCATTAACAAATTGAATCCTCAACTTGGGACGCTTGCAATACAGCTCTAAATCTTGCCTTGCTTTCACATTATCTTTAGTCTTCCCTTTTACATCCATACAAGTGTAAAATATATTGAGAAACACATTTCAAACAATATGCATGACATCTAAATTGTGTCGAATAAGTAGTGTATGCCAATAGGGCAACTCCCAAAATATGCTCCTTTTCACCCAATTATGATCTTTACCGAATCCAGGAATGGTGTGCTTAGGAGCTTTCGAACCAAAAGTTACATTAGGCAAGGCAGAGACCCTATTTTTCAACTCCTCACCAGACACTCGAGGAGGTGGGGGGTCTGTCTCTATTCTACCATTGAAGAaaccatcaacttggtatctgtATGCATGGTCCATGGGCAAGAATTGACGATGGCAGTCAAAAAAAGAAGTCTTCCCACCATGTTGTAGTGTAAAAGTTtttgagttctccatacaatacGGGCATGCCAACTTTCCATGTGTACTCCATCCTGAAAGCATGCCATATGCAGAAAAATCGTTGATAGTCCACAATAAAGCTGCCTTCATTTGAAAATTCTCTTTTCTAAAAATGTCATAAGTGGTGACCCCTACTTCCCACAATATTTTAAGTTCATCAATCAAAGGCCTAAGCAAGACATCGATACTTTTGCCGGGGCTCTTAGGTCCAGAAATGACTAAACTTAGAAAAAATGTAGGGTCGTTTCATACATATTGATGGTGGAAGATTGTAAACTGTTACGAAAACTGGCCAACAGGAATAAGGACGAGCTGATTGGCTAAAAGGGGTTAAAACCATCTGTACATAACCCAAGTCTCAAATTACGAGGCTCGGTAGAAAAGGATGGATGAATGCGGTCAAAGTGCTTCCAAGCCTCCCCACAAGCAGGATGCACCATCTCATCTGAATCACCTCCCTTTACATGCCATGACATGTTTTCAGCCGTTCTGCTTGACATAAAAAGCCTCTGAAGTCTTGGTGTTATTGGAAGATATCGCAACCTTCTATAAGGAACATCTTTTCTCCTACCACCACcatcatttcttctgattttatatCGAGGATGACCACAAATAGTACACTCAATCAAATTCTCTGTTTCCTTATAGAATAGCATACAATTATTCTCACAAACATCAATACTTGTATACTCCAACCCCAACTTCCAAAGCATCTTCTTTGATTGATAGAAATCAAGGGGCAGCTTCTCACTTTCCAGCAACATATTCttcactattttcatgattcgaTCATAGCAAGATATACTCATATTAAATTCAGACTTGCAATTTAATAATTGAGTAATAGCAGATAACTTAGAGTATTTTTTACACCCTTCCCATAAAGGTACTTCTGCATCTttcaacaaagaataaaaatctgcagcatCCTTATTTGGCTCTTCCTCATGATTAACTTCAAGTGCACTACTCAAATGGAGTTCCTCTTCTGGACCCATAGCTTCCATCACCATGGTTCTATATTGCTGACCATGTTCACAACCAACATCCATTGATGTGGATGCTTCTACTGCACTTGTACTTACAGGAGCAACTGCACCAAGTAACTCCCCATGTGCAAACCATGTTGAATACCCCGGTGTAAACCCCTTTCTCAACAGATGAACATTGACCGTATCACGGTTAAGAAATTTCTGGTTGTCACATCTCATACAAGGGCATCTAATCTTATCACCACTACAATACTCTAACTGAGTAAATGCAAACTCAAGGAACCCTTTAACTCCATCACAGAACTCAGCTCTTATATAACCATTTTCACTAAGTCGGTGGTACATCCAATTACGATCAACTGACATAGTTCCtctagaaatcaaaaaaataaaacaacattAGAAAGcctagaaaatattaaaaatcggGCCATTAAAAAACACGAAAGGCAAGATcataaaaaatgtaaaagaaacaaaaactggTATGATATTTATGAAGATGAGAAGTTATCATAAGAATGACAAAAATAAGTCATTCAATCTTGTCCTAGCATCATTGACATTAAAAAAGCATTCAATCTTTATAAAAAGCTGAACATAACGAATTAATCTTTACAAGTTATCTCTTCATTCATCTAATACCAGCaatattcaaaaagcatttaatctttacaaagacaaggaatacaagtcaaatcatccaaatttacaTATGGAATACTATCTGCTTCACATAGAACAAATGTCAATATACATGATCGCCTCTGATGCTAGGAAAGCATGGCACTTCTTAGCAAGCTTTTTTGACCACCTTCTTGATTGCACACTAGAAATAAGTcacaaccatgaagcaacaccatTTTCCACCACTTTCCATTTTTCCTTGCAGATGAACAATGATTGTAAAAATGAATAACATGACGAAGAAATTAAAATCCATGAACTTTACAGAGTCAAGTTAAAGTTTtgagaaaattttcaaaaatgtaAACCAATGTCATAAGAATCATGACTGGGCATGCTTTGAAGTACTATTCAACaattatgaaaataaattttgcaagttgatgAAGAATCAATAATTGATACTCTTTTTTAAGTATTAGATCTCTAATGGGCCCAAGTTTGGTGCTTGACGAATGATATTCATAGGAAAGCTCAAATATATCACAATACACAAAGATTAGATTTCCTACAAAGGTCCAAGTAAATAAAATACATTCaattatattacattaaatTAGAGGTTACTGTAGATTCAAAtttaggaggaaaaaaaattgcacCAATGATACACAACTCTTCCCTTAATATTTTCACATGAACAATAAAAAAATGGAGATTAATCATTGAGAGCTAATAGTATCGGACCATTGGAACCACAATATCTGATGTTGAAACTCTTGAAACAAAGTACTACTATAATCCTTGGCAGCTGGAAACACAAGCCTTTAGTCAATGATTTCATCAGTTTTTCAGTTGAAGTTGTTTCAAAGAGTGAGATCTGTTTATTTAGAAGAACCCCCAAGAACATATATTCTCTAAATCCTGGCTGCTTCAtatttctcaaaaagaaaaaagggaagaaaaaaaaagaaatagttgCTGCTCCATGTCACAACATGAGATTTTGCGGTTCCAAACTTAACAGACACTATTAATCAAAAAATTCGTCTGCTAAAACGAAACATCAACAGGGAATTAAGGGAAACAAACCCTGCTTCACCACAGCATCTCAAAAACCCTGCTTCACCACAGCATCTCAGAAAGGAGATTAAAATGTATACATTTACATCCACATTTGGAATCTTGGATCATGTATATAATGACTGGATGAAGATGAACACAAAGAGATGTAAACACAGGATCATGTATATAATCGAAAGGCACGGCGATCAAGCGCGGCGCCAGATCCACAGGGGGAGACCCTCGGTAGGTTccttcccccttcctcttcctcttcttcgtttcttttattttgttatcatgGGGTAAAAGGAAATGGGGTTAGGGTTTACCTCCGGGAAGAACCGGTTCTGAAAACCCTAGCCGACGAGCAAGAAACAGGGGAGCGTCGACGGGGTGACGTAGCCGCGATGATCTCGTCCCGGGCGAGAAGGAGATGAACACAGGCGCCGAgcaaagagacaatgaaaccctCGGTAGGTTAGGGTTTAACTCCGAGAAGAGATCCTAGCCGACGAGCAAGAAGGAGGGGGCGTCGACGAGGTGATGTAGCCGCAATCGGGAGGCGTGATGTTGCCGTGGTCGCCGTCGGCAAGGgggagccggagaggagaggccggaggtggaggggaggagaggagatAGGAAGCCGCGATGCCAAATCCCTAACCACGCCAATCTTTTAATCGAGACAAAATGCTTCGAGTCCCAGGCTCACCCTGTCACCCAGCTCCAAATCGGGACGGGactgcaagccaaatttcatattgaaTTATTTTTGGACTAAGTCGGtgtgcaagccaaatttcatattgaactattttttatctataaggTTGATTGGAAGAaggctgattggacggaacttgctggaaaaaatatttttgaactataaagcatggtaaaaaaaattcgagaccttcttccaaaatccaatcccATTGCAGGAAAGTTGCAATAGGGGTACAAATGAGTCATGGCCAACACCATGAGATTTGAAAATGAGAAGGAATTTGAGTTTTCTGGAGAGCGTTTGGAATTTGAGTTATCGAAGAAATTTGGGCGAAACGGCGGGCATACTTAGTTTCATGTTGGATTTTcctccttttatctttttttaatttagatttactcaaaaataatatttttaatatttatggaattaaaaattaaatttggtgacggAAATTTTTGTCAATAACCTGTCACcgccaaaaataatcttttaaaaatttataaatacttgGGTTACGATATTTGTGACGGCTGAATTTGTCACTGCGGGGTTGCAATTTCGGTTATCATTTTGCTGACAGATATCCCATCACTATGATGGTTACTAAGGTTTGGCGCCCATCCTACCCGCGCATTCTGTGACCGGTCTGTCACTAATCGGTCACTAAGTTTacaccacggtgaccaaatttctggCGGTCACTAATCAGTCACAAATAGTGACTGATAACAGTCCGTCACTaattttccgtcactatacgcgtgttttctggtagtgtgagcatagatcgtcatcagccgactgttcttcatcagactcttccaaaaccattcttagataatggttgaaaaaaaaaggaggatttacattttgtccggCTGAAGACAAAAaatttagcgctcttgggaggcaacccaacatgtaaatattataaataagaaaaatactaataaaaataataataataaaaaatttgctaacatgcaggtttgggggtttttggccccaattgtcactttacccacccatatcaggtaagttctcctctatcctattactgttttaaattttctttcacattgaggacaatgttagatttaggtgtgggggagagaatatttttgatttttatgcaaaaaaaaataataattaaaattaaaattaaaaaaaattaaaaaaaagggagttcaaatttttaactcaaactctaatctttttggctgtacaaactaggaattgctttaaTAATAgttttgagttaaggaatattaTAGCAATTCTAGCTTAAGTTttcatcccacctatcttctgctaacatgatacaagatgagttagcacctacacgtaagcacatgaatagtggggtatgtaaacttacgactaatatagatacttttaatcttcgggataatataaagttatatgtgtgatgaacatcctaaaaaaaaaacaaaaaaaaagaaaaaaaaataataatgagtttattttaagtcttctcactgagtaaccgggcctcttgcctggcaagcagcgagtgttcgcgtaaaaaggtgaggatgattgagattaaactctgagtgactaatttggccttgaagcctagttaacttgagttattaagcctgttaggatgTCTCTACatctagtgccctgagccatctggatcgggagtcattggcctaacactcgctacatgggttagctagaaagcttaataaggctagatattgcacaagtcattcttcttagcattcagtctgataaaatatatatatatatataataaataaataaatatggggtgttcattaccatttaactctataagtcttgaaaattagagtgatcatgttggaagtaagtgaaagccactcatttatatgatactatcttgcacctcactacattcttgacttgttagcagatagataggGAGTAATGAAACTttagttagagtctgcttaaatatgatagcaataagtctttattgtctttgcaattctaagttcatacagtaatacttgttcaaatttcgagttaaaaattggaaattcctaactaatgaagtttgtgggtaacttcactgcaaaccctcacgagacaacactcgtccactagggtaacctaggggtttaaaggcttgttgcacgtgctaagtgcaatcgtgactccctacgaaaatgggtacatatattagtttgtgtatttagcttcaattcttaaaaaaaaaaaggaaaaagtcataagttagactacatctttttgtgccctcattttatcatttgcttgttaattgctagagactagcaataagctagttggggggtgtgatgagagcacaaaagtgcaatcatcagaccattttaattagtattataattaattattaataataaaattaactaattaacgttgtatttgtgtttgagtgcaagtaatccaagagacccaataacattgggtttgagcccaatgctcggcagcccgagctcaacaaattccccAGCTGCCATACAAGCATGAAATCCTGCGTCATCCATCAGGTCACCTACCAAGTCAGTCCCGCATCAAGGCCCCGCGATCATTTCCTTCTCGGCCATCCGCCCAGCCAATCATCAATATCCCAAATAAATCCACTCCGTCCGCATCATCAACGAGTCCTCCTAGCAagccacggatcacgccatcatcgcAGCCGTCCGTTTCAAGGAATCCCTTTAGCCGTGAAGCCAAAGGTTCAAGCCCCTCCatgcctccttccttccgcaacagcccagctccttcccaaatcaagccATCCGTACCACGCCCAGCTTCATCCCGCGGTCCGTGCGATCACCAGAgactccagctcctcccagcgaATCCCATTTGCAAGCGTCCCAGCAGCCTGTGAAGAAGCCCAAGATCCCGTCCGTATCCATCCTCACGACCTCCTTCTCCGTGATCGAAGCATCCCACATTAGCACCCgagatcttcttcttcagcgcCCCAGCGTCCGTCATCAATCTCCTCcgcgattcctcccagctccagcCAGGATCCACGCCGTGAATGCCTCCTCTCGTCTTCAACGCCATCATCCCGCACTGCCTCCTTTCTTCCACGTCCCAGCGCCCTGATCCAAGCCGTGAACGCCTCCTTCCAGCTCCTCCGCCGCCAGGCATCACGTCCGAGCCGCAATGATCCAAGGCGCCATCCACGGATCGATTCCTCCCAGCACCGATTTGCGGCTGCCCGTTTCAAAGATCCATAGCTTCATCCCGTGCGGAAACcagggagaagaaaggatcccACACCCG from Phoenix dactylifera cultivar Barhee BC4 unplaced genomic scaffold, palm_55x_up_171113_PBpolish2nd_filt_p 002538F, whole genome shotgun sequence includes these protein-coding regions:
- the LOC120109636 gene encoding uncharacterized protein LOC120109636 encodes the protein MSVDRNWMYHRLSENGYIRAEFCDGVKGFLEFAFTQLEYCSGDKIRCPCMRCDNQKFLNRDTVNVHLLRKGFTPGYSTWFAHGELLGAVAPVSTSAVEASTSMDVGCEHGQQYRTMVMEAMGPEEELHLSSALEVNHEEEPNKDAADFYSLLKDAEVPLWEGCKKYSKLSAITQLLNCKSEFNMSISCYDRIMKIVKNMLLESEKLPLDFYQSKKMLWKLGLEYTSIDVCENNCMLFYKETENLIECTICGHPRYKIRRNDGGGRRKDVPYRRLRYLPITPRLQRLFMSSRTAENMSWHVKGGDSDEMVHPACGEAWKHFDRIHPSFSTEPRWSTHGKLACPYCMENSKTFTLQHGGKTSFFDCHRQFLPMDHAYRYQVDGFFNGRIETDPPPPRVSGEELKNRVSALPNVTFGSKAPKHTIPGFGKTKDNVKARQDLELYCKRPKLRIQFVNGKLVKPPASYVLSKDQAMEVCEWVKGLRLPDGYASNISKCVNLDDYKFYGLKSHDCHVFMLRLLPIAFREVLPAPVWDALTELSCYFRDLCNTTLRVQDMEVLEKNIVVTLCKLEKIFPPAFFDSMEHLPVHLAYEAKVGGPVQYRWMYPFER